The window AAATTTATTTGGTTCTTATGTTGCATACTATATTGGGAAATTGGGGGGAAGGCCGTTTTTAGAGAAGTATGGTAAATATGTTTTTTTAAGAAAAGAAGAACTTGATAAGGTTGAAAGATGGTTTAATCATCGTGGTGAATTAACAGTTTTTGTAACTCGACTTTTACCAGGAATTAGAACATTTATATCCCTTCCTGCAGGAATGGCTAAGATGAACTTAACGAAATTTTCAATATATACAATTTTAGGAGTGATACCCTGGTGCTTTATATTGACATATCTTGGTTATATATTTGGGGAGAACTGGAAGATAATTTTAGATTATTATCACAAGTTTGAATATATTTTCTTTGCTATAATAATTTTAATAATAGTAGCCTTTTTAGTTTTTATGTTTATTAAAAAAAGAAAACAATATTTAAAATAAAAAAATTAAAAAAAATAATTAATTTTAAATTAGAGGTTATTATTGTCATTATTTCAATCCATTGTATTAGGGATAATTCAGGGAGCTACTGAATTCTTACCAGTCAGTAGCTCAGGTCATATGGTTCTAATACCACATCTTCTTGGATGGGAAAATCCACCACTATTCTTTAATGTAATGGTTCATTTTTCAACTTTAATAGCTGTTTTATGGGCTATGTGGTCTGATATAAATGATATATTCAAATCGTTTATTAATCTATTCAAAAAAGAGAAAGACAAATCCAAAGATAAGTCAACTAATTTATTAAAATCCAAAATAATCTGGTTATTATTTATTGCCACAATCCCCGCAGCAGTCTTGGGTTATTTGGCTCATGATTTCTTTGAAAAACTATTTTC of the Actinomycetota bacterium genome contains:
- a CDS encoding DedA family protein, which produces NLFGSYVAYYIGKLGGRPFLEKYGKYVFLRKEELDKVERWFNHRGELTVFVTRLLPGIRTFISLPAGMAKMNLTKFSIYTILGVIPWCFILTYLGYIFGENWKIILDYYHKFEYIFFAIIILIIVAFLVFMFIKKRKQYLK